In a single window of the Mesoplodon densirostris isolate mMesDen1 chromosome 18, mMesDen1 primary haplotype, whole genome shotgun sequence genome:
- the GSDMB gene encoding LOW QUALITY PROTEIN: gasdermin-B (The sequence of the model RefSeq protein was modified relative to this genomic sequence to represent the inferred CDS: inserted 1 base in 1 codon; substituted 3 bases at 3 genomic stop codons), giving the protein MLAVFEKIARAVAQRMDAGGDMIAVRSLTDADRFHCFYLVKERRRFFGYQYDKRDLTLXDILEMDKGEGLFDKLVPGLRGQEVKSQVMDSVESKGSLTVKLPKDRTPEVGITFSRSPEQGIELSKTRILQKFLDSLKNKXEKDGGSSRLGKSLSLEDFPSVKERMRDMVRVLQDPTEERKEVISCFTKCLSKDEELQDLEXRVSEVRRSXELQMDGPAGSVICSLFNAYAAGILIEKHTEAISDFLDDLMGEEGAEEGQLVAEALDKGTLPLLKDKVEPILEQNRDEQPRDVGCDPEARTLCALYVVVSILLQLGEKPTSVSS; this is encoded by the exons ATGCTCGCAGTATTTGAGAAAATCGCAAGAGCTGTGGCCCAACGCATGGACGCTGGTGGGGATATGATTGCTGTCAGAAGCCTCACTGATGCTGACAGATTCCACTGCTTCTATCTGGTGAAGGAGAGGAGACGTTTCTTTGGATACCAATATGATAAGAGAGACCTCACCCTGTAGGACATCCTGGAGATGGACAAGGGTGAAGGGCTGTTTGATAAGCTGGTTCCTGGGCTCCGAG GTCAAGAGGTTAAGTCCCAAGTTATGGACAGCGTAGAGTCAAAGGGAAGTTTGACAGTGAAATTACCCAAAGACAGAACACCTGAAGTGGGAATAACATTCTCCAGGTCCCCGGAGCAGGGCATCGAGTTATCAAAGACCCGGATTCTCCAGAAATTCCTGGATTCCCTTAAGAACAAGTGAG AGAAAGATGGCGGTTCATCTAGGTTA GGGAAGTCCTTGAGTTTGGAGGATTTCCCAAGCGTGAAGGAGAGGATGCGAGACATGGTGCGAGTCCTCCAGGATCCGACTGAGGAGCGAAAAGAGGTGATAAGCTGCTTCACCAAGTGCCTCAGCAAGGATGAAGAGCTGCAGGATCTAGAGTGAAGA GTGTCTGAGGTCCGGCGCT AGGAGCTACAGATGGACGGCCCAGCAGGTTCTGTCATATGCAGCCTTTTTAATGCT tacgctGCTGGGATCTTGATAGAGAAGCACACAGAAGCCATTTCGGATTTCCTGGATGACTTGATGGGTGAGGAGGG AGCTGAGGAGGGGCAGCTTGTTGCGGAGGCCCTAGATAAGGGGACCCTGCCCCTTTTGAAGGACAAG GTGGAGCCTATCCTGGAACAGAACCGGGATGAGCAGCCCCGTGATGTGGGCTGTGACCCTGAGGCACGGACTCTCTGTGCCCTCTACGTTGTTGTCTCCATCCTGCTGCAGCTGGGTGAGAAGCCTACCTCTGTGTCTTCCTAA
- the ORMDL3 gene encoding ORM1-like protein 3 codes for MNVGTAHSEVNPNTRVMNSRGIWLSYVLAIGLLHVVLLSIPFVSVPVVWTLTNLIHNMGMYIFLHTVKGTPFETPDQGKARLLTHWEQMDYGVQFTASRKFLTITPIVLYFLTSFYTKYDQIHFILNTVSLMSVLIPKLPQLHGVRIFGINKY; via the exons ATGAATGTGGGAACGGCGCACAGCGAGGTGAACCCCAACACGCGGGTGATGAACAGCCGTGGCATCTGGCTTTCCTACGTGCTGGCCATCGGGCTTCTCCACGTCGTGCTGCTCAGCATCCCCTTTGTGAGCGTCCCCGTCGTGTGGACCCTCACCAACCTCATCCACAACATG GGCATGTACATCTTCCTGCACACGGTGAAGGGGACCCCCTTTGAGACCCCAGACCAGGGCAAGGCGAGGCTGCTAACCCACTGGGAGCAGATGGACTATGGAGTCCAGTTCACGGCATCTCGGAAGTTCCTGACCATCACACCCATCGTGCT GTACTTCCTCACCAGCTTCTACACCAAGTACGACCAGATCCACTTCATCCTCAACACCGTGTCCTTGATGAGCGTGCTCATCCCCAAGCTGCCCCAGCTCCACGGAGTCCGGATTTTTGGAATCAATAAGTACTGA